One part of the Esox lucius isolate fEsoLuc1 chromosome 10, fEsoLuc1.pri, whole genome shotgun sequence genome encodes these proteins:
- the c10h6orf136 gene encoding uncharacterized protein C6orf136 homolog, giving the protein MAACRGGIGLWVGCLRNHGNRPPFKWLQCWSLAQALDLQWHAQNRSLSSTSWALVPPNGLRYQNIKQPALSHPFHHASQGQPQSQRPPVLDEDWEETVSLCVLVRPGLGECDGQHTLVEVPLFGQTKLGELLAPVGLSRPVEFLFPLTTVDGSREDDISVGTKTVQVGGAETTINKGGTETEKRERGSFRSLFEAEGCPAPFMYGSRFYCFHCPGMEPNPGYGDKLGHVNGLDKELSLFLPNSLYSYAERKTMEGSHSDKEMEDEEKLALMYEKLRIELPSFFIQSHDYTMYTNDIEFVNCIINTKTRGRIVYQLSLSLWRLMCQCYYADARLEVLKLTKHPEDRSIKARWRVRGLPFLSLLLRFYRKDKTDLYRSYDAFSTFYIGHDGLIHCHKVEKVMKAQPPILPRVTTLLAGALVALGVQEHRPALNLLPPLLSSLRQGRD; this is encoded by the exons ATGGCTGCATGTAGAGGAGGCATTGGTCTGTGGGTGGGGTGTTTGAGAAACCATGGCAACAGACCACCGTTTAAGTGGTTGCAGTGCTGGAGTCTCGCACAG GCATTGGATTTGCAGTGGCATGCCCAGAACCGGTCTTTGAGCAGCACATCATGGGCCCTGGTTCCCCCCAACGGTCTTAGGTACCAGAACATCAAGCAGCCGGCCTTGTCGCACCCCTTCCACCATGCCAGCCAGGGCCAGCCCCAAAGCCAAAGACCCCCAGTCCTTGACGAGGACTGGGAAGAGACCGTCAGCCTGTGCGTGCTGGTGCGACCAGGACTTGGGGAGTGTGATGGCCAGCACACCCTGGTGGAGGTGCCTCTGTTTGGGCAGACTAAATTAGGTGAGCTCTTGGCTCCAGTAGGACTCAGTAGGCCTGTGGAGTTCCTTTTTCCCCTGACCACGGTGGACGGGAGCCGAGAAGATGACATCAGCGTTGGAACGAAGACGGTTCAAGTGGGAGGTGCAGAAACAACGATAAACAAGGGAGGGACTGAAacagaaaagagggagagaggatcgTTCCGGAGCCTATTCGAGGCAGAAGGCTGCCCCGCTCCATTCATGTACGGATCTAGATTCTACTGCTTCCACTGTCCTGGGATGGAGCCTAACCCTGGTTACGGGGACAAATTAGGCCATGTGAATGGACTAGATAAGGAGCTGTCGCTGTTTCTCCCCAACTCTCTGTATAGCTatgcagagagaaagacaatggAGGGGAGTCACAGTGACAAGGAGATGGAGGATGAGGAGAAACTGGCCTTGATGTACGAAAAGCTGAGgattgag CTTCCAAGTTTCTTCATACAGAGTCATGACTACACCATGTACACAAATGATATTGAGTTCGTCAACTGCATTATAAATACCAAAACCag GGGCAGAATTGTGTACCAGCTGAGCCTGTCCCTGTGGAGGCTAATGTGTCAGTGTTACTATGCTGATGCCCGGTTAGAGGTGCTCAAGTTGACCAAGCACCCAGAGGACAGGAGCATCAAGGCCAGGTGGAGGGTCCGAGGATTGccctttctgtctctgctgCTGAGGTTCTACCGCAAGGACAAAACTGACCTCTACAG GTCATACGATGCTTTCTCTACCTTCTACATTGGTCATGATGGACTCATACACTGCCACAAAGTGGAGAAA GTGATGAAGGCCCAGCCTCCCATCCTGCCTAGAGTGACCACCCTGTTAGCGGGGGCACTAGTGGCTCTGGGTGTCCAGGAGCACAGGCCGGCCCTCAACCTCCTACCCCCCCTGCTCTCTTCCCTCCGACAAGGCAGGGACTGA